The proteins below come from a single Malus sylvestris chromosome 3, drMalSylv7.2, whole genome shotgun sequence genomic window:
- the LOC126616296 gene encoding uncharacterized protein LOC126616296 translates to MVKAYTQEYTYKHPWDRVTSASWKKFADAENKRTLSHILEVDTLNHKLDPNTGKLYTTRAITVHAPGPWFVRKIVRQDVCHCVESTVVDAQARSMQLTTNNISLEKFIEVEEKIRYDPHPENPNGWTLCRQETSIRIKPLSALASMAEKVEQRCAEKFVQNSAKGREVMERICKYLEAESKGISI, encoded by the coding sequence ATGGTGAAGGCATACACGCAAGAGTACACATACAAGCACCCATGGGACCGGGTGACTTCCGCATCATGGAAAAAATTTGCTGATGCTGAAAACAAACGCACGCTATCACACATCCTTGAAGTTGACACTCTGAACCACAAGCTTGATCCCAACACAGGAAAGCTTTACACCACACGTGCTATCACTGTCCATGCGCCAGGACCATGGTTTGTCCGCAAAATTGTTCGCCAGGATGTCTGCCACTGCGTCGAGTCAACAGTTGTGGATGCGCAAGCACGATCAATGCAACTCACCACCAATAATATTAGCCTTGAAAAGTTCATAGAGGTGGAGGAGAAAATCAGGTATGATCCCCACCCAGAGAACCCAAATGGCTGGACATTATGCCGACAGGAGACTAGCATTCGAATCAAGCCGTTATCAGCATTGGCATCGATGGCGGAAAAGGTTGAACAAAGATGCGCTGAGAAGTTTGTGCAGAACAGTGCCAAGGGCAGAGAGGTCATGGAGAGGATATGCAAGTATCTTGAAGCTGAATCCAAAGGGATTTCTATCTAA